GCGCCGGGGCGGACCCGGCGAGCGGGGCGGCGGGGCCGGTCGCGGTGGGCTCGGGTGCGGTGGCGGTCGCGGGGTCGGCGGCGCTCTCCGCGCGGGCGATCTCGAGGAGCTCACCGAGCTCGGCGACGGCCTCGTCGAGCGGCGCGACGACCTCGGCGGTCAGCGCGGCGGCGCTCGCGGTCTCCTTGGCGACCTGCGCGCGGGCTGCCACGGAGTCGGCGACCTGGACGACGGCGGCGCGGCGCTCGGTGAGCGCGGCCTCGGTCGCCTCGGCGGAGGCGGCCAGCTGGGCCTGCTCCTCCTGGGCCTGCTCGGCGGCCTGTCGCTGCGCGGTCACGTCGGCCATGCTCGGCACGGTGAACGCGTAGGCGCTGACGCTGAGCGTCATGGCGACGGCGACGGCACCGCGGGCCACCTGGACTGCGGTGGCGCGCGGCTGGGCGGCGGCTCCGGCGCGGGGGGCAGCGTGCCGCCCACCGCGTGCAGAGCGCCGCGTGGTCGGCAATCTGTCACTCACACGTAACACGTTATGTGTATCGGACCGAGGTCCTCGACCCTTGAGGGTGAGTTTCTTTGTGGGTCTCGTCACGCTTCCGTGACAGATTGACCCTCCCGTGCCCGATGTGTCCCGGCTACGCTTCTGGACGTGGACTCAGGGGACCTCGACGACGCTCGCGCGCCCGGACGAGCGGCGCACGCCGCACCGGACGCACCGCTGACCCGTGCGCAGATCCGCGCTCGCGAACGGGCCGCCGAGCCGCAGGGCCTCGACGACCTCTACGACATCGGACGCCTCGCGGACCGGCTCGGCGTCGAGCACGCGACCATCCGCGTGTGGCTCTCGCGCAAGGTGCCGTGGCTCCCGGCACCCGACGGCCGGCTCAACGGCGGCGCCGTGTGGCGCGCGTCGACGCTCGAGGGCATCGAGCAGCGGCGCACCCCCGGCCGCCCGGGCCGCCGCCCGCGCACGGTCGCCCAGCTCATCTCCGAGACCCAGTCGATCCCCGTCGTCTCCGTGCAGGCCGTGCTCGACCCGCTGCCGCCCGCCACCGGCCAGCTCCCCGTCGTCGCCCCCGCGCCCTGACCACCGCGGACCGCGACCACCCCGCGCCGGCCCCCGCCCGCCCGCACCGCCGCCGCCCGACACCCGCGCCGGCCCGCTCTCTCCGCTGACACCCTCCGGCCGCGCGCCTACGCTCGACGGATGACGGGTGTGGGCGGCCGCCGGCCGGACCCGCTCGAGCGGGCCGACGACGTCGCGCAGGCGATGCGCGACCTGGACCGGCGCGCGTTCCTGCCGCCCGACCAGCGCCCGCACGCGCACGAGGACCGTCCCCTGCCGCTCGGCCACGGCCTGACGTGCTCCCAGCCGAGCACCGTCGCGACGATGCTGCGGTGGCTGCGCGTCCCCGTCGGCGCGCGCGTGCTCGACGTCGGCTCGGGCTCGGGGTGGACGACCGCGCTGCTCGCCCGGCTCGTCGGGCCGCAGGGCGAGGTGCTCGGCCTCGAGCTCGAGCCCGGGCTCGCGCAGTGGGGTGCGGAGAACCTGGCGGCGACCCGGCAGCCGTGGGCACGGATCGAGCCCGCGACGCCGGGGACCCCCGGGCGCGAGGTCTCGGGCGGCTGGTCGCGCATCCTCGTGTCGGCGGCGGCGCAGCGCCTCCCCCACGCGCTGCTTCGCCAGGTCGCCGACGGCGGGCGCGTGGTGCTGCCGGTGCGCACGACGCTGTGGGTCGTCGAGCGGCGCGGCGAGACGTTCGTGCACCGTCGCCTGGGCAGCTACGCGTTCGTCCCGCTGCGCTGACGAGGGGTTCCGCACGGCACTGAGCACACCGATGTGACCGGGAGTCGTACTCAGCAGTAACTCGTGGTGCCCGAACGGGTGACGAATCACCCGTTCGGGATTACCGTCACCCCGGGGGCCGTCCCGCGATCCGGGACACCACGACACTCGGGCGGCGCCACAGATCCTCACCACGCCTTCACCCGCCCCGCCCAGGAGTGAGCCCATGACGCCTCGCCCGCTGCTCTCCGTGCTGACGACCCTCGCGCTCGCCGCGACGTCGACCCTCGTCGGCGCCCAGGTCGCCGCCGCAGCCCCCGACCCAGGCTCACCCGGCGGCGCCGTCGCCTCGGGCAAGGACCTCTCCCGCGCCAAGGTGAGCCGCAGCGTCCTCGACGCCGCGGGCACGATCACCGCGTTCGTCGAGCTCGACGCCCCGTCGGGCCTCGACGTCGTCGAGGACGGCGGCACGCCCGCCGAGGTCCGCGCCGCGACCGCGCAGGTCGACGAGCTGGCCGCGCAGGTAGTTCCCGAGCGCGTCACGGCACGCTCCGCGACGGCCGCACCCCGCCGCATCTCGACCCTCTCGAACGTGGTCTCCGGCACGCTCGTGACGGGCGACGCCGCGACCATCAGCCGGCTC
The Cellulomonas sp. NS3 DNA segment above includes these coding regions:
- a CDS encoding protein-L-isoaspartate O-methyltransferase family protein, which codes for MTGVGGRRPDPLERADDVAQAMRDLDRRAFLPPDQRPHAHEDRPLPLGHGLTCSQPSTVATMLRWLRVPVGARVLDVGSGSGWTTALLARLVGPQGEVLGLELEPGLAQWGAENLAATRQPWARIEPATPGTPGREVSGGWSRILVSAAAQRLPHALLRQVADGGRVVLPVRTTLWVVERRGETFVHRRLGSYAFVPLR